The proteins below are encoded in one region of Ephemeroptericola cinctiostellae:
- the cas2 gene encoding CRISPR-associated endonuclease Cas2 has product MWLVVMFDLPVIERAERKAATAFRNDLLDMGFEMSQFSVYVRFCSGPAQVENYCNRIEKFLPEGGKVSILQFTDKQYERIISYKGAAKQAAQKPPDQYDLF; this is encoded by the coding sequence ATGTGGTTAGTCGTCATGTTTGACCTCCCCGTCATCGAACGCGCCGAGCGCAAAGCAGCCACGGCTTTTCGCAATGACCTACTCGATATGGGTTTTGAAATGAGCCAGTTTTCGGTGTATGTACGATTTTGCAGCGGCCCTGCTCAGGTTGAAAATTATTGCAACCGCATCGAAAAATTCTTGCCCGAAGGTGGTAAAGTCAGTATATTGCAATTTACCGACAAACAATACGAGCGCATTATTTCCTACAAAGGCGCAGCCAAACAAGCCGCGCAAAAACCACCTGACCAATATGATTTATTCTAA
- the cas1 gene encoding type II CRISPR-associated endonuclease Cas1, with protein sequence MIGRIVEIADDKRHLFLHRGFMVVQASDGERKELGQVPIDDIAAVIANAHGISYTNSLLVALAERGTPFVMCGANHNAAGMLITVDGNYNQAKRFDAQIAATKPTHKRLWAEIVKSKLQQQAAVLEAVGQNATPLNALAQKVKSGDPDNLEAQGARKYWTMLFGNDFRRDQNSGDMNALLNYGYTVVRACTARAVIAAGLHPTISLFHSNANNAMRLVDDLMEPFRPMIDLKVWQLVQHGETDVTPSSKRALVHVLYDDMQTNVGATPVMACIQKLATSLAQVYLGERDKLDLPLQGLPLDLASSFLDE encoded by the coding sequence ATGATAGGCCGCATTGTAGAAATCGCCGACGATAAGCGTCATCTGTTTTTACATCGCGGCTTTATGGTGGTGCAGGCATCTGACGGCGAGCGCAAGGAGTTGGGGCAAGTACCAATTGACGATATTGCTGCCGTCATCGCCAATGCGCACGGCATCAGTTATACCAACAGCCTGCTCGTCGCGCTCGCCGAGCGCGGTACGCCGTTTGTGATGTGCGGCGCGAATCATAATGCGGCAGGCATGCTCATCACCGTGGACGGCAATTACAACCAAGCCAAACGGTTTGACGCGCAAATCGCTGCGACCAAACCGACGCATAAACGCCTGTGGGCAGAAATCGTCAAAAGCAAACTACAACAACAAGCCGCCGTGCTTGAAGCCGTCGGGCAAAACGCCACACCACTCAACGCACTCGCACAAAAAGTCAAATCAGGCGACCCCGACAACCTTGAAGCCCAAGGTGCACGCAAATACTGGACAATGTTGTTTGGCAATGATTTTCGCCGCGACCAAAACAGCGGCGACATGAACGCCCTGCTCAACTACGGCTACACCGTGGTGCGTGCCTGCACTGCTCGCGCGGTGATTGCCGCTGGACTGCATCCCACCATCAGCCTGTTTCACAGCAATGCCAACAACGCCATGCGCTTGGTCGATGACCTCATGGAACCGTTTCGCCCCATGATTGACCTCAAAGTTTGGCAATTGGTGCAACACGGTGAAACCGATGTCACCCCCAGTAGCAAACGCGCCTTGGTACACGTTTTGTATGACGACATGCAAACCAACGTCGGCGCAACCCCCGTGATGGCGTGTATTCAAAAACTCGCCACCTCTTTGGCACAAGTGTATTTGGGCGAGCGCGACAAACTCGACTTACCATTACAAGGCTTGCCATTGGATTTGGCGAGCAGTTTTTTGGATGAATAG
- the cas9 gene encoding type II CRISPR RNA-guided endonuclease Cas9 (Cas9, originally named Csn1, is the large, multifunctional signature protein of type II CRISPR/Cas systems. It is well known even to general audiences because its RNA-guided endonuclease activity has made it a popular tool for custom editing of eukaryotic genomes.), with the protein MFKLSYRLALDLGTTSIGWAILRLNNETPPRPSAIIKAGVRIFNNGRDAKTEASLAVNRREARGMRRRRDRLLKRKARMMKTLIEYGFFPKDAAERKALENLNPYELRAKGLDDALTPAEFARALFHINQRRGFKSNRKTDKADNDSGALKTAISALRQTLLQTNCRTVGEFLHKRFTDETLTPEERTVRARFRQKPIEIDGKKRIDKSYDLYIDRQMIEDEFDALWAKQAQLNSAQFTESARTDLKDVLLFQRNLKPVIPGRCTLLPDEERAPLALPSVQRARMYQEVNHLRILAEGLKEQVLTVAQRDSLIVALEANSKRSFTQIKKLLGLGGAVQFNFEDVKRQDFKGNTTSAILSNDKYFGKAWLNLTESFQDEIVMQLVKEENEAKLVRWLIKHTGVDEATAERIANVGLPEGYGSLSAAAIVRLLPELRKDVVTYDKAVKAAGFDHHSHLNPSKVTGEILPELPYYGEPLQRFVGFGTNNPADVPEKRYGKIANPTVHIGLNQIRTVVNALIKKYGHPSEIIVEVARDLKQSKIQREEEQKRQAANQKRNERIRRDIANAKFGGNEERVKHADIQKWILWEELSFDVVDRRCPYTGVQISAEMVLSDSSGVEIEHILPYARTLDDSLNNKTMSMRVANRIKGNQTPWEAFGVKQVADFKYEEILQRAERMPKGKRYRFAPDGYEKWLKDDKDFLARALNDTRYLSRIAKEYLALVCPQNTRVIPGQMTAKLRAQFGLNKVLGLDGLKNRNDHRHHAVDACVIGVTDQGLLQRFANASQSANALQLDRLVEKMPDPWPTYREHVKRAVAHIYVSHRPDHSYEGQMHEDTAWGLRPDGVTTRRVRNDETGRREREYKNRSVIPFNSTRDPNRHGLDESGQVKSYKGYVGGSNFCMDIVCNDKGKWEGEIVSTYQAYQIVREYGRDKGLAMLRSRSTSISGKPLVMRLQNGDIVKMMVGERLCLMRVVKMGANGQMFFAEHNEANVNERNSNKGELFSYISKYAGSLQNTKARRVTISPIGEITDQGFKE; encoded by the coding sequence ATGTTTAAACTGTCTTATCGTCTCGCATTAGACCTCGGCACCACGTCCATCGGCTGGGCGATTCTACGCCTGAATAACGAGACACCGCCGCGCCCCTCCGCCATTATCAAAGCAGGCGTGCGGATTTTTAATAACGGCCGCGATGCCAAAACCGAAGCGTCGCTTGCGGTAAATCGCCGTGAGGCACGCGGCATGCGTCGCCGCCGCGACCGTTTGCTCAAACGCAAAGCGCGGATGATGAAAACCTTGATTGAGTATGGTTTTTTCCCCAAAGATGCCGCCGAGCGCAAAGCCTTGGAAAATCTCAATCCATACGAACTACGCGCCAAAGGTTTGGACGATGCCCTGACGCCTGCCGAGTTTGCGCGTGCTTTGTTTCACATCAATCAACGCCGTGGTTTTAAAAGCAATCGCAAAACCGATAAAGCCGACAATGACAGCGGCGCACTCAAAACCGCCATTAGTGCACTGCGCCAAACATTGCTACAAACCAATTGCCGTACAGTGGGCGAGTTTTTGCACAAACGATTTACAGATGAAACCTTAACACCCGAAGAGCGCACGGTACGTGCACGTTTTCGCCAAAAACCGATTGAAATCGACGGTAAAAAACGGATTGATAAAAGTTACGATTTATACATTGACCGCCAAATGATTGAAGATGAGTTTGATGCGCTGTGGGCGAAGCAAGCGCAATTGAACTCTGCCCAATTCACCGAATCAGCCCGTACTGATTTAAAAGATGTGTTGTTGTTTCAACGTAATCTAAAACCCGTGATTCCAGGGCGTTGTACTTTATTGCCCGATGAAGAACGTGCGCCATTGGCTTTGCCAAGTGTACAACGGGCGCGGATGTATCAAGAAGTGAATCATTTGCGGATTTTGGCTGAAGGCTTGAAAGAGCAGGTTTTAACTGTGGCGCAACGCGACTCATTGATTGTGGCTTTAGAAGCCAACAGCAAACGCAGTTTTACCCAAATCAAGAAATTACTCGGTTTGGGTGGCGCGGTGCAGTTTAACTTTGAGGATGTAAAACGCCAAGACTTTAAAGGCAACACCACCAGTGCGATTTTGAGCAATGACAAGTACTTTGGCAAGGCATGGCTCAACCTCACCGAAAGTTTCCAAGACGAAATCGTTATGCAGTTGGTCAAAGAAGAAAACGAAGCCAAACTGGTGCGTTGGTTGATTAAACACACAGGCGTGGATGAAGCAACTGCCGAGCGTATTGCCAATGTAGGTTTGCCCGAAGGTTATGGCAGTTTGAGTGCAGCGGCGATTGTGCGATTATTACCCGAATTGCGTAAAGATGTGGTGACCTACGACAAAGCCGTGAAAGCCGCTGGGTTTGACCACCACAGTCATTTAAACCCTTCTAAAGTGACGGGTGAGATTTTGCCCGAGTTGCCTTATTATGGCGAGCCGTTGCAACGTTTTGTCGGTTTTGGTACCAATAACCCAGCGGATGTACCTGAAAAACGCTATGGCAAAATCGCCAATCCGACCGTGCACATTGGCTTGAATCAAATCCGCACGGTGGTGAATGCGCTGATTAAAAAATATGGACACCCATCTGAAATCATTGTTGAGGTTGCGCGTGATTTGAAACAAAGCAAAATCCAACGCGAGGAAGAACAAAAACGTCAAGCAGCAAACCAAAAGCGCAACGAGCGCATTCGCCGCGACATTGCCAATGCTAAATTCGGTGGCAATGAAGAGCGCGTGAAGCACGCCGACATTCAAAAATGGATTTTATGGGAAGAGTTGAGTTTTGATGTGGTGGATAGACGTTGCCCCTACACAGGTGTACAAATCAGTGCCGAAATGGTGTTGTCGGATAGCAGCGGCGTGGAAATCGAGCACATTTTGCCGTATGCGCGAACTTTGGACGATAGTTTGAACAATAAGACCATGTCTATGCGTGTTGCTAACCGTATTAAGGGCAATCAAACGCCGTGGGAAGCCTTTGGTGTTAAGCAAGTTGCTGATTTTAAATACGAAGAAATTTTACAACGCGCCGAGCGGATGCCCAAAGGCAAACGCTACCGTTTTGCGCCCGATGGCTACGAGAAATGGCTCAAAGACGACAAAGATTTTTTGGCACGCGCTTTGAACGACACGCGTTATTTGTCGCGCATTGCGAAAGAATACTTGGCATTAGTCTGTCCCCAAAACACCCGTGTCATTCCAGGGCAAATGACGGCAAAGTTACGCGCTCAATTTGGCTTGAATAAAGTTTTGGGATTAGATGGCTTAAAAAACCGCAACGACCACCGCCACCACGCCGTCGATGCCTGCGTGATTGGCGTGACCGACCAAGGTCTACTGCAACGATTCGCCAACGCCAGCCAATCCGCCAATGCTTTGCAGTTAGATAGACTAGTTGAAAAAATGCCCGACCCTTGGCCGACTTATCGCGAGCATGTCAAACGTGCGGTTGCGCATATTTACGTCAGCCACCGCCCCGACCACAGTTACGAGGGGCAAATGCACGAAGACACCGCATGGGGCTTGCGCCCCGATGGTGTGACCACGCGACGCGTGCGTAATGATGAAACGGGACGACGCGAGCGTGAATACAAAAACCGCAGCGTGATTCCGTTCAACAGCACACGAGACCCTAACCGCCACGGTTTGGATGAAAGTGGTCAAGTCAAATCCTATAAAGGCTATGTGGGCGGCAGTAATTTTTGTATGGATATTGTCTGCAATGACAAAGGCAAATGGGAGGGCGAGATTGTATCTACTTATCAAGCCTATCAAATCGTGCGAGAATATGGACGTGACAAAGGTTTGGCAATGTTGCGCTCACGCAGCACCAGCATTTCGGGCAAGCCATTAGTGATGCGTTTACAAAATGGTGATATTGTCAAAATGATGGTGGGCGAGCGCTTGTGTTTGATGCGCGTGGTTAAAATGGGGGCGAATGGTCAAATGTTTTTTGCCGAACATAATGAAGCCAATGTAAATGAGCGAAACTCAAATAAAGGAGAGTTATTTTCATACATTTCAAAATATGCTGGCTCTTTACAAAACACCAAAGCCCGCCGCGTCACCATCTCCCCCATCGGAGAGATAACTGACCAAGGTTTTAAGGAGTAA
- a CDS encoding ribonucleoside-diphosphate reductase subunit alpha: MLVLKRNGKSEAVKFDKITARIEKLSYSLNPLVEPVEVAKKVIMGLYDGVSTTELDNLAAETAASMATQHPDFAILAARLAISRLHKNTTKSFSETMQKLYDHIDLNTKKHSPIITEDVLNVVKAHADLLDSTIIYDRDFNSDYFGFKTLEHSYLLRINGEIIERPQHMYMRVALGIHGDDIQSAIETYTLMSEGWFTHATPTLFNSGTPHPQMSSCFLLTMQDDSVEGIYNTLKQTALISKNAGGIGLSIHKVRAKGSTIAGTHGTSNGIVPMLKVFNDTARYIDQGGGKRKGAFAMYLEPWHADIFEFLQLRKNHGAEEMRARDLFYAMWVNDLFMARVQADGEWSLFCPHECPGLDDCWGEAFETLYTRYEAEGKARRVIKAQELWFAILESQIETGTPYLLYKDHANRKSNQQHLGTIKSSNLCTEIIQYTSPEEIAVCNLASIALPKFVEDNAFNHQKLYDVTYHATKNLNKIIDKNLYPVEEARTSNMRHRPIGLGVQGLADAFIMLRMPFDSEAAQTLNQRIFETMYYAAMSASIDLAKELGPYESYPGSPLSNGILQCDMWGHTPSNTWDWAQLRQDLAQHGARNSLLLAPMPTASTSQILGNNECFEPYTSNIYTRRVLSGEFIVVNKHLLIDLVKRGLWNDAMRNDLIRANGSVQNIDRIPEDLKALYKTVWEIKQKVLIDMAADRGAFICQSQSMNLFMAQPTIAKLSSMHFYTWQKGLKTGIYYLRTKAGSQAVQFTVSAAEKTPVAKDVVEEEMMEGAVCTMEEGCISCGS; the protein is encoded by the coding sequence ATGCTCGTTCTCAAGCGCAACGGTAAATCTGAAGCCGTCAAATTCGACAAAATCACAGCCCGCATCGAAAAGCTGTCTTACAGCCTGAATCCATTGGTTGAACCCGTTGAGGTCGCGAAAAAAGTCATCATGGGTTTGTACGATGGTGTATCCACCACAGAACTGGACAACTTGGCCGCAGAAACAGCAGCCAGCATGGCCACACAACACCCAGACTTTGCGATTTTGGCCGCACGCTTGGCGATCAGCCGTTTGCACAAAAACACGACCAAATCGTTCTCTGAAACGATGCAAAAGCTGTATGACCACATTGATTTAAACACAAAAAAACACTCACCGATCATCACTGAAGACGTGCTGAACGTGGTCAAAGCACATGCAGATCTGCTCGACTCGACCATCATTTACGACCGTGATTTCAACTCAGACTATTTTGGTTTCAAAACTTTGGAACACAGCTATTTGTTGCGCATCAATGGCGAAATCATCGAACGCCCGCAACACATGTACATGCGCGTCGCCCTCGGCATCCACGGTGATGATATTCAATCTGCAATTGAAACCTACACATTGATGTCAGAGGGCTGGTTCACCCACGCCACGCCCACCCTGTTCAACTCAGGCACACCGCACCCTCAGATGAGCAGCTGCTTCCTGCTCACCATGCAAGACGACTCGGTCGAAGGCATTTACAACACGCTCAAACAAACCGCATTGATTTCTAAAAATGCAGGAGGCATTGGCTTATCCATCCATAAAGTTCGCGCCAAAGGCAGCACCATTGCAGGCACACACGGCACGAGCAACGGCATCGTACCCATGTTGAAAGTATTCAACGACACCGCACGCTACATCGATCAAGGCGGTGGTAAACGCAAAGGCGCATTCGCCATGTACCTCGAACCTTGGCATGCCGATATCTTTGAATTTCTACAATTGAGAAAAAACCACGGTGCAGAAGAAATGCGCGCCCGTGATTTGTTCTATGCAATGTGGGTCAATGATTTGTTCATGGCACGCGTTCAAGCCGATGGCGAATGGAGCTTATTCTGCCCGCACGAATGCCCAGGTTTGGACGATTGCTGGGGTGAAGCCTTTGAAACACTGTACACGCGCTACGAAGCCGAAGGCAAAGCACGTCGTGTCATCAAAGCGCAAGAACTCTGGTTTGCCATCTTAGAATCACAAATCGAAACAGGCACACCTTATTTACTTTATAAAGACCACGCCAACCGCAAAAGCAATCAACAACACCTTGGCACGATCAAATCAAGCAACCTGTGCACGGAAATCATCCAATACACATCGCCGGAAGAAATCGCCGTGTGTAACCTCGCATCAATTGCCTTACCAAAATTTGTTGAAGACAACGCATTCAATCATCAAAAATTGTATGACGTGACCTATCACGCCACCAAAAACCTCAACAAAATCATCGACAAAAACCTCTATCCTGTCGAAGAAGCACGCACATCAAACATGCGTCACCGCCCGATTGGCTTAGGCGTCCAAGGTCTGGCCGATGCATTCATCATGCTGCGCATGCCGTTTGACTCTGAAGCAGCGCAAACATTGAATCAACGCATTTTTGAAACGATGTACTACGCTGCCATGAGTGCATCCATTGATTTGGCGAAAGAACTCGGCCCATACGAAAGCTACCCAGGCTCACCCCTGTCCAATGGCATTTTGCAATGCGACATGTGGGGACACACACCATCAAATACATGGGACTGGGCACAACTGCGTCAAGATTTAGCCCAGCACGGTGCGCGCAACTCACTCCTGCTCGCCCCAATGCCCACTGCCTCAACCTCGCAGATTTTAGGCAACAACGAATGCTTCGAGCCCTACACCAGCAACATCTACACCCGTCGCGTCCTCAGCGGTGAATTCATCGTCGTGAATAAACACCTGTTGATCGACCTGGTCAAACGCGGCCTGTGGAACGACGCCATGCGCAACGACCTCATCCGCGCCAACGGCTCGGTTCAAAACATCGATCGCATTCCAGAAGACCTGAAAGCACTGTACAAAACCGTCTGGGAAATCAAGCAAAAAGTCCTCATCGACATGGCTGCAGATCGTGGCGCCTTCATTTGCCAATCGCAATCGATGAACCTCTTCATGGCGCAACCCACCATCGCCAAACTCTCTTCAATGCACTTCTATACGTGGCAAAAAGGCCTGAAAACAGGCATCTACTACCTGCGCACCAAAGCAGGCAGCCAAGCCGTACAATTCACCGTCAGTGCCGCCGAAAAAACGCCAGTGGCCAAAGACGTGGTTGAAGAAGAAATGATGGAAGGTGCCGTGTGCACAATGGAAGAAGGTTGTATCAGCTGTGGGTCGTGA
- a CDS encoding ribonucleotide-diphosphate reductase subunit beta: MSNYTIEQPSFFSDTFDPSLEPILAHNPQRFVLLPIQHPDLWQQYKQHKASFWTAQEIDLESDLADWWSLSSGERHFVSHVLAFFAASDGIVNENLAVNFMKEVQIPEARCFYGFQVAMENIHSETYSLLIDTYIQKQDEKDHLFNAIDTIPAVKEKANWALRWIDQGNFAERLVAFAAVEGIFFSGSFCALFWLKKRGLMPGLTFSNELISRDEGLHCQFACSLYHMLKQRLSSDTIHAIIRDAVRIEKNFICEALPVSLIGMNAELMSQYIEFVADHWLDALGYSKLYNTKNPFDFMDMISLEGKTNFFEKRVGDYQKAGVLGTKSEQVFSLEEDF, encoded by the coding sequence ATGTCTAATTACACCATTGAGCAACCATCGTTTTTCAGCGACACTTTTGATCCATCGCTGGAGCCCATTTTGGCGCACAATCCGCAACGATTCGTTTTACTCCCCATCCAACATCCCGATCTTTGGCAGCAGTACAAGCAACACAAAGCCAGCTTTTGGACAGCCCAAGAAATCGATCTGGAATCCGATTTGGCCGACTGGTGGTCGTTGTCTTCTGGTGAGCGTCATTTTGTCAGCCATGTGTTGGCATTTTTCGCCGCTTCGGACGGCATTGTCAATGAAAACTTGGCTGTGAACTTCATGAAAGAGGTTCAAATTCCTGAAGCCCGTTGTTTTTACGGCTTCCAAGTGGCTATGGAAAACATCCACTCAGAAACTTATTCATTGTTAATCGACACTTATATCCAAAAACAAGACGAAAAAGACCATTTATTCAACGCCATTGACACCATTCCTGCGGTCAAAGAAAAAGCCAACTGGGCTTTGCGTTGGATTGATCAAGGTAATTTTGCCGAACGTCTGGTTGCCTTTGCAGCGGTTGAAGGGATTTTCTTCAGCGGCAGCTTCTGTGCATTGTTCTGGTTAAAAAAACGCGGCTTGATGCCCGGTTTAACATTCAGCAATGAGCTGATCAGCCGCGATGAAGGCTTGCATTGCCAATTTGCCTGCTCCCTCTATCACATGCTCAAGCAACGCTTATCGAGTGACACCATTCATGCCATCATACGCGATGCGGTGCGCATTGAGAAAAACTTCATTTGCGAAGCTTTGCCTGTGAGTTTGATTGGCATGAATGCCGAATTAATGAGCCAATACATTGAGTTTGTGGCCGATCACTGGCTGGATGCGCTCGGCTACAGCAAACTATACAACACCAAAAACCCATTTGATTTCATGGACATGATCTCACTTGAAGGCAAAACCAACTTCTTTGAAAAGCGCGTTGGCGATTACCAAAAAGCTGGCGTTTTGGGCACAAAAAGCGAACAAGTGTTTTCACTCGAAGAGGATTTCTAA
- the tal gene encoding transaldolase, with product MSTLDQLKALTTVVADTGDFQAIAQFLPQDATTNPSLILKAVQKPEYQPLFESTVKAHVNESVADIMDHVLVAFGCEILKIIPGRVSSEVDARLSFDTEASIARGRRVIALYEAQGFSRERILIKVASTWEGIQAAKVLETEGIHTNLTLMFNLAQAVACADAHITLISPFVGRIYDWFKKQTGIDYDMSNDPGVSSVTTIYNYYKKFGIKTQVMGASFRNVGQIIGLAGCDLLTISPDLLANMQASNDDVKPALTEAAALAQDIQPLTLTEAKFRLLLNNDAMACEKLAEGIRAFCVDTEKLVTLIEQARK from the coding sequence ATGAGCACATTAGACCAACTTAAAGCCTTAACCACAGTCGTTGCCGACACTGGTGATTTTCAAGCGATTGCGCAATTTTTACCACAAGATGCCACCACCAACCCATCTTTAATTTTAAAAGCGGTACAAAAACCAGAATATCAACCCCTGTTTGAATCAACCGTCAAAGCCCATGTCAACGAGTCAGTCGCCGACATCATGGATCATGTGTTGGTGGCTTTTGGCTGCGAGATTCTCAAAATCATCCCTGGTCGCGTATCATCTGAAGTGGATGCACGTTTATCCTTCGACACCGAAGCTTCTATCGCTCGTGGTCGCCGCGTGATTGCTTTGTATGAAGCCCAAGGGTTTAGCCGCGAACGCATTTTAATCAAAGTGGCATCGACATGGGAAGGCATTCAAGCCGCCAAAGTCTTGGAAACAGAAGGCATTCACACCAATTTGACATTGATGTTCAACCTCGCACAAGCGGTTGCTTGCGCCGACGCCCACATCACATTGATTTCGCCATTTGTGGGGCGCATTTACGACTGGTTCAAAAAACAAACGGGGATTGACTATGACATGAGCAACGATCCTGGCGTCTCTTCTGTGACCACCATTTACAATTATTACAAAAAATTTGGTATCAAAACCCAAGTCATGGGCGCAAGCTTCCGCAACGTCGGCCAAATCATTGGCTTGGCTGGATGCGATTTACTGACCATCAGCCCTGATTTATTGGCCAACATGCAAGCCAGCAATGATGATGTTAAGCCTGCCTTGACCGAAGCCGCCGCACTCGCACAGGACATTCAACCTTTGACACTGACTGAAGCCAAGTTCCGTTTATTGCTGAACAACGATGCCATGGCGTGTGAAAAACTCGCAGAAGGCATTCGTGCATTCTGCGTAGACACAGAAAAATTAGTGACATTAATCGAACAAGCTCGTAAATAA
- the carA gene encoding glutamine-hydrolyzing carbamoyl-phosphate synthase small subunit: MLPIFSNQYPKAVLVLADGSVFQGYGIGAPGHVVAEVVFNTAMTGYQEILTDPSYTGQMVTLTYPHIGNVGVNEEDVEADKVYAAGLIIKDVSPVVSNFRATQSLPDYLKANNIVAIAGIDTRALTRVLREKGAQGGCILVGDDVAKATELAAGFGGMSGQDLAKVVSVTAAYPWTEAEWRLGEGYLQQSNPKFKVVAYDFGVKRNILRMLAERGCDITVVPAQTSAADVLAMNPDGVFLSNGPGDPEPCDYAIAATREFLDKNVPVFGICLGHQIMALAAGAKTLKMKFGHHGANHPVKDLDTGRVVITSQNHGFAADEVTLPANVRPTHVSLFDGSLQGLAFTDKPAFSFQGHPEASPGPHDIAYLFDRFIDLMAQSK; the protein is encoded by the coding sequence GTGTTACCCATTTTTTCTAATCAATATCCAAAAGCCGTGCTGGTGTTGGCCGACGGCTCGGTGTTTCAAGGTTACGGCATTGGCGCACCTGGCCACGTGGTCGCCGAGGTGGTGTTCAACACCGCCATGACTGGTTACCAAGAAATCCTCACCGATCCATCGTATACGGGGCAAATGGTCACCTTGACCTACCCGCACATCGGCAATGTCGGTGTCAATGAAGAAGACGTTGAAGCGGATAAAGTGTATGCAGCAGGCTTGATCATCAAAGATGTATCGCCTGTTGTGTCGAATTTCCGTGCGACGCAAAGTTTGCCTGATTATCTGAAAGCCAACAACATTGTTGCCATCGCAGGCATCGATACCCGTGCTTTAACCCGCGTATTGCGTGAAAAAGGTGCGCAGGGCGGTTGCATTTTGGTCGGCGATGATGTGGCGAAAGCAACCGAATTGGCGGCTGGTTTTGGCGGCATGAGCGGCCAAGATTTGGCCAAGGTCGTATCGGTCACTGCAGCATACCCGTGGACTGAAGCCGAATGGCGTTTGGGTGAAGGTTACCTTCAGCAAAGTAATCCAAAATTTAAAGTGGTTGCTTATGATTTTGGTGTGAAACGCAATATTCTGCGCATGTTGGCTGAACGTGGTTGCGACATCACCGTTGTGCCAGCTCAAACATCGGCTGCCGATGTACTGGCGATGAATCCTGATGGTGTTTTCTTGTCAAATGGCCCTGGTGATCCAGAACCGTGCGATTACGCGATTGCTGCCACGCGTGAATTTTTGGATAAAAATGTACCCGTTTTTGGCATTTGCTTGGGCCATCAAATCATGGCTTTGGCCGCTGGTGCGAAGACTTTGAAAATGAAGTTTGGTCACCACGGCGCGAACCATCCTGTGAAAGATTTGGACACGGGGCGTGTGGTCATCACATCACAAAACCACGGTTTCGCCGCTGATGAAGTGACTTTACCTGCAAATGTGCGCCCAACCCATGTGTCTTTGTTTGACGGCAGCTTGCAAGGTTTGGCATTCACGGATAAACCTGCGTTTAGTTTTCAAGGCCATCCAGAAGCGTCACCCGGCCCGCATGACATTGCGTATTTGTTCGATCGATTCATTGATTTGATGGCGCAAAGCAAATAA
- the leuE gene encoding leucine efflux protein LeuE encodes MEFFTQLGITNITAYLIGTVAIILLPGPNSMYVLTTAAQQGVRRGYAGAAGVFVGDTIIMVAAVIGAATILREAPQVFIALKIAGALYLSYLGINMLIGAWRIWQNRSKPHTNASEMAQLEKSSSPFKRALLISLINPKAILFVLSFFLQFVSADAAHPYVAFLVLGLILQFVSLAYLSGLIFAGAQLAQTFRSRPIWMVVGTLLVGCLFIGFGVKLGMATL; translated from the coding sequence ATGGAGTTTTTCACTCAGCTGGGCATCACCAACATCACCGCATACCTTATCGGTACTGTGGCGATTATTTTATTGCCTGGCCCGAATTCCATGTACGTTTTGACCACCGCCGCGCAGCAAGGCGTGCGGCGCGGTTATGCGGGGGCAGCAGGCGTGTTTGTTGGCGACACCATCATCATGGTCGCTGCCGTCATCGGTGCCGCCACGATTTTGCGCGAAGCCCCGCAAGTGTTCATCGCACTTAAAATTGCAGGCGCGTTGTATTTGAGTTACTTGGGCATCAACATGCTCATTGGCGCGTGGCGCATTTGGCAGAATCGCAGCAAGCCCCATACCAACGCGTCTGAAATGGCGCAGCTGGAAAAAAGCTCAAGCCCATTCAAACGTGCCTTGTTGATTAGTTTGATCAATCCAAAAGCGATATTGTTTGTGCTGTCGTTTTTTTTGCAATTCGTCTCCGCTGATGCCGCGCACCCGTATGTCGCATTTTTGGTGCTGGGCTTAATTTTGCAATTTGTTAGCTTAGCGTACTTGAGCGGTCTGATTTTTGCAGGCGCACAACTTGCACAAACGTTTCGTTCGCGTCCGATTTGGATGGTCGTCGGAACGCTTTTGGTTGGCTGTTTGTTTATTGGGTTTGGGGTGAAGTTGGGTATGGCGACGTTGTGA